A window of Maioricimonas rarisocia genomic DNA:
ACGCGTCAAAGAAGACGGCTCTCAGCGACCGGCCGCCCGATCGGCGACCACACTGGTCAGCTGCTTGAGCATGTTCGTCCAGCCAGCCCCGGCCCCCTTGAAGGCATGCTCGCCAAACGGGTGCGAGAGGTCGAAACCGGTGTGCTCGAAGAGAATCCGCGTTCCTTCACTGGCCGGCACGAGCTGAAAGGTGACCCGCGTATCCTGGACCGGCCCTCCGGCCGACCACGAGAAGGACAGCAGCTCGGGCGGCGAACACTCGAGCACCTCGCACTCCACGACCAGGCCCTCGAAGTTGACTTTCGGATTCGGCGGCACGTGAAACGTGAACTGGTGCCCGATCCGCGGCTCGAAGTCGTTGGGGAACATCCATTCGGCCAGCGACTCGCTGTCGGCGATCGCCTGCCACACCTGTTCCTGCGGCTGCGGAATCAGGATCTCCCGTCGAATCGCATCCGTCATTTCTGGCCCTTCTTCGACAAGTGCTGCTGGAGCCGCTGAAGACGGTCGTCCCAGAACTGCTCGTAGTGCGCGATCCACTCCCGGACCGGAGCAAGCTGCTCGGGAACCAGCCGATAATGACGCTCACGCCCCTGCCGCTTCTCGCTCACGAGACCGGCATCAAGCAGAATGCGCAAATGCTGGGAGACCGCCGGGCGGCTCATCTCGAAGTGCCCGGCAATCCCCTTGACGGAGCGATCACCCTCGACGAGAAGGTCCAGCATCCGGCGGCGGGCCGGATGGCTGATGGCCCCGAAGACATCCTGCTCCCGATCGGCAGTCTCCAACATCATCCACCCATATTACGTAAGAGTACGCTTACCAGTCAAGCCCGTCCGAGCCCGCTCGCTGGACGAACGGACGATCC
This region includes:
- a CDS encoding SRPBCC family protein, yielding MTDAIRREILIPQPQEQVWQAIADSESLAEWMFPNDFEPRIGHQFTFHVPPNPKVNFEGLVVECEVLECSPPELLSFSWSAGGPVQDTRVTFQLVPASEGTRILFEHTGFDLSHPFGEHAFKGAGAGWTNMLKQLTSVVADRAAGR
- a CDS encoding ArsR/SmtB family transcription factor, whose protein sequence is MMLETADREQDVFGAISHPARRRMLDLLVEGDRSVKGIAGHFEMSRPAVSQHLRILLDAGLVSEKRQGRERHYRLVPEQLAPVREWIAHYEQFWDDRLQRLQQHLSKKGQK